One window of Psychrobacillus sp. FSL H8-0483 genomic DNA carries:
- the spoIIP gene encoding stage II sporulation protein P: MPNKARILIGLILLLFISPIMIATFSSKPQQVVIAEPIEDKQVVYASATQNEIPNSIELMESKKALLLFTHSHEAFLPIVQSENGQTAVYHSTSNITAFEDIIRNQFSLNSIETEFLAVDTMAEMKKTNRTFSQAYSVVRPFLTAQIQENKYDIIIDLHRDAATRDKSTLTYNNETFGKIYFVVGEDYPNFALNKSFAQQLSANLNELVPGISRGVIGKKGDNVNGIYNQDLANNMVLIELGGIDNTQEEINRTISVLAKAISSVLQEQSAQNTNLTDVGA; the protein is encoded by the coding sequence ATGCCAAATAAAGCGAGGATATTAATCGGATTAATTTTACTCTTATTTATTTCACCAATAATGATAGCGACTTTTTCTAGTAAGCCTCAACAAGTAGTAATTGCAGAGCCAATAGAAGATAAGCAAGTCGTTTATGCTTCTGCAACTCAAAATGAAATCCCGAATAGCATAGAACTAATGGAATCCAAAAAAGCATTGTTGCTATTTACGCACTCACATGAAGCTTTTTTACCAATCGTACAAAGTGAGAATGGTCAAACTGCAGTATACCATTCAACCTCCAACATCACTGCTTTTGAAGATATTATAAGAAATCAATTTAGCCTAAACTCGATTGAAACAGAGTTTCTAGCTGTCGACACAATGGCTGAAATGAAAAAAACAAATCGTACTTTTTCACAAGCCTATTCTGTCGTACGCCCTTTTCTAACAGCTCAAATTCAAGAAAATAAGTATGACATAATCATTGATTTACACAGAGACGCTGCAACTAGAGATAAGTCAACACTTACTTACAACAATGAGACTTTTGGAAAAATCTATTTTGTTGTAGGAGAAGATTATCCAAATTTTGCTTTGAATAAATCCTTTGCTCAACAACTCTCCGCTAATTTGAACGAATTGGTTCCTGGAATATCACGCGGCGTTATAGGAAAAAAAGGAGACAATGTGAACGGTATCTATAATCAAGACCTTGCTAATAATATGGTGTTAATTGAACTTGGGGGAATAGATAACACGCAAGAAGAAATTAATCGTACGATCTCTGTTCTTGCCAAAGCAATTTCGAGCGTTTTACAAGAGCAATCTGCGCAGAACACTAATTTGACCGATGTTGGGGCTTGA
- a CDS encoding YdhK family protein, which translates to MGIVSLFYVFVLSGCASDKEVSKPNENMHMVHSDLNHSTSGEIPKGLKVADNPTYQVGSKAILEDDHMKGMKGAEATIVGAYDTTAYITSYTPTTGGERVENHKWVIQEEIKDAGDKTLKPGTEVTIEGNHMPGMEGATAEIVSSEKTTVYMVDYTPITGGEVVKNHKWVTESELSPVK; encoded by the coding sequence ATGGGTATTGTATCTTTGTTTTATGTCTTTGTTTTATCCGGATGTGCCAGTGATAAAGAGGTGTCGAAGCCAAATGAAAATATGCATATGGTTCATTCTGACTTAAACCATTCTACTTCAGGAGAGATTCCAAAAGGTTTAAAGGTAGCTGACAATCCAACCTACCAAGTGGGAAGTAAAGCGATTTTGGAAGATGACCACATGAAAGGCATGAAAGGTGCTGAAGCAACGATTGTTGGGGCTTATGATACTACTGCCTATATCACTTCTTATACTCCAACAACTGGTGGAGAAAGAGTGGAAAATCACAAATGGGTGATCCAGGAAGAAATTAAAGATGCCGGTGACAAAACTTTAAAACCTGGGACCGAAGTTACGATAGAGGGAAATCATATGCCAGGGATGGAAGGTGCAACTGCCGAAATTGTTTCATCCGAAAAAACGACAGTGTATATGGTTGATTACACTCCGATAACAGGTGGAGAAGTAGTCAAAAATCATAAATGGGTAACTGAAAGTGAATTGTCACCGGTTAAATAA
- a CDS encoding VTT domain-containing protein produces MNESIQLIPLLSIALKFFLLLILNLGIGAIGFVPSFFITAININSVGLILGSILTFIGEILGALIGFHLYRWGFSKVRTGWINHSIFKAIQKSSPLFTFILIISFRILPFVPSGLVTAGASLTPISAWRFMVASSIGKIPAVILEVAVVFGVLQKFPMNYFYVFIAFLIIILILLHMKKKMKIS; encoded by the coding sequence ATGAATGAATCCATACAGCTCATTCCATTACTGAGCATAGCCCTCAAATTCTTCTTATTACTTATCCTTAACTTAGGCATCGGTGCAATTGGGTTTGTGCCAAGTTTCTTTATCACAGCCATTAATATCAACTCTGTTGGGTTGATATTAGGCTCCATTCTTACATTTATAGGGGAAATTCTCGGTGCACTTATTGGATTTCACCTTTATCGATGGGGCTTTTCTAAAGTTCGTACTGGTTGGATAAATCATTCTATTTTCAAAGCTATCCAAAAGAGCTCACCTTTATTTACATTTATTCTAATTATTTCATTTCGAATTCTACCGTTTGTTCCATCTGGCTTAGTTACTGCGGGTGCTTCATTGACTCCTATTAGCGCATGGCGATTTATGGTTGCAAGTTCTATCGGTAAAATTCCCGCAGTTATTCTTGAAGTAGCTGTAGTCTTTGGGGTTCTCCAAAAATTTCCGATGAATTACTTTTATGTTTTTATAGCCTTTTTAATAATAATTCTAATATTATTACATATGAAAAAGAAAATGAAAATCTCCTAA
- a CDS encoding aspartyl-phosphate phosphatase Spo0E family protein, with protein sequence MKSVMNKKALLIQIGIKRKVMYRKAKMLGFTHPMVVACSQELDQLLNRYQGLAS encoded by the coding sequence GTGAAAAGCGTAATGAACAAAAAGGCACTGTTGATTCAGATTGGAATTAAGAGAAAAGTCATGTATCGAAAGGCGAAAATGCTAGGATTTACTCATCCAATGGTGGTCGCGTGCAGTCAAGAACTAGATCAATTACTCAATAGATATCAAGGCTTAGCTTCTTGA
- a CDS encoding PH domain-containing protein produces the protein MVFRSKVDIFFITFIFLVVLIMAAISLLPNLFNYEEASLSIVIILSAIFSISVGFILWYANTITYVFNEDYLLIKGGPFKSKILYQNITKVSPTTDRFTGYRISSSEKGLELFYKSATLESIKILPKDKIEFITELRKRCPNAQFQEFE, from the coding sequence ATGGTTTTCCGTTCAAAAGTAGATATCTTTTTTATAACATTTATTTTTTTAGTGGTTTTAATAATGGCTGCTATATCACTGCTTCCCAACCTATTCAATTATGAAGAAGCATCATTATCAATTGTAATTATTTTGTCTGCTATCTTTAGTATTTCAGTAGGTTTCATATTGTGGTACGCAAATACTATTACGTATGTTTTCAATGAAGATTATCTATTAATTAAAGGCGGACCATTCAAAAGTAAAATTCTGTATCAAAACATAACAAAGGTTTCTCCAACAACAGATAGATTCACTGGTTATCGGATCTCCTCGTCTGAGAAGGGACTTGAATTATTTTACAAATCAGCAACCCTTGAAAGTATAAAGATTTTACCAAAGGATAAAATAGAGTTCATCACCGAGTTAAGAAAACGATGTCCTAATGCACAATTTCAAGAATTCGAGTAA
- a CDS encoding MBL fold metallo-hydrolase — protein MIHKIIIPTPFAVGDVNSYLIKGDVLTLVDAGPKTEQALLALKAGIQEAGYSLSDIEQVVLTHHHPDHAGWVDAFEQATILGHVYNQVWLTKDEDFLQYHDEFYKQCLIEEGVPALYLAWVEKMRRPLNLIGNRPLDRFLAEGDELPGHPNFQVIETLGHAQSHISLWSEQSGVLIGGDHILEKISSNPLIEPPIERGAARSKSMLQYNASLKRVQSLDVQKIYSGHGNEVYNVSDLISSRLEKQKERAFKVLDMMKDGEKTIYELTQQLFPKVYEKELGLTLSETIGQVDYLMDEGLIKEHQNEKGILLYEQA, from the coding sequence ATGATACATAAAATCATCATTCCAACACCATTTGCAGTAGGAGATGTAAATTCTTATCTTATCAAGGGGGACGTATTAACATTAGTCGATGCTGGTCCTAAAACAGAACAAGCATTACTTGCTTTAAAGGCTGGTATACAAGAAGCAGGCTACAGTCTGTCCGATATCGAACAAGTCGTCCTTACACATCATCACCCGGATCATGCTGGCTGGGTGGATGCATTCGAACAAGCGACCATTTTAGGGCATGTCTATAACCAAGTGTGGCTAACGAAGGATGAAGATTTCTTACAATACCATGATGAGTTTTACAAACAATGCCTAATAGAAGAAGGGGTACCTGCTCTTTATCTGGCATGGGTGGAAAAAATGCGACGACCCCTGAATTTAATTGGAAACCGCCCGCTGGACCGCTTTTTAGCAGAAGGAGATGAGCTACCAGGGCATCCCAATTTTCAAGTAATAGAAACGCTTGGGCACGCCCAAAGTCATATTTCGTTATGGTCCGAACAATCTGGTGTCCTAATTGGCGGAGATCACATATTAGAAAAAATCTCATCTAATCCGTTAATCGAACCGCCAATCGAAAGAGGAGCAGCGCGTTCAAAATCGATGCTGCAGTATAACGCATCCTTAAAACGAGTTCAATCGTTGGATGTACAAAAAATCTATAGTGGACATGGCAATGAAGTATACAATGTATCCGATCTCATTTCTTCTAGACTAGAAAAACAAAAAGAGCGTGCATTTAAAGTACTGGATATGATGAAAGATGGAGAAAAAACAATCTATGAACTTACACAGCAACTATTCCCAAAAGTTTACGAGAAAGAGCTTGGTTTAACACTTTCTGAAACGATCGGTCAAGTCGATTATCTGATGGATGAAGGGCTTATAAAAGAGCATCAAAACGAGAAAGGAATTTTATTGTATGAGCAAGCGTAA
- the copZ gene encoding copper chaperone CopZ — protein MVNQVTLNVQGMSCGHCVNAVESNVGKLDGVEQVKVNLESGKVDVSFDDEKVTVEKIKDTIDDQGYDVE, from the coding sequence ATGGTCAATCAAGTAACGTTAAATGTGCAAGGTATGTCCTGTGGTCATTGTGTAAATGCAGTTGAAAGTAATGTAGGAAAGTTAGATGGCGTGGAGCAAGTGAAAGTGAACTTAGAATCAGGGAAAGTGGATGTATCGTTTGATGATGAGAAAGTAACAGTTGAAAAGATAAAAGATACGATTGATGATCAAGGATACGATGTTGAATAA
- a CDS encoding GNAT family N-acetyltransferase — protein MMLQDIIKLNFAYLESFTKRTDTAWGSLFCNESQPTYYDANHAHISEASANSQLIIDEVVRYYETKKIIPRFYLYDLENQRDLISTLTLNNFGYEELISPVQLWDKKMLKIEKNERVVIELVTKNNYIEALNIECSIKEFGGKAVREKAFEQEFDHPSFVHYLLRYNGIACATACIFFQDNQARLESVATLEEFRGRGLIGELIQYIQMEVAKKGIENLWVFPINEKIEKVYQKYGFHTVVKLKMGHAFLGGRSIKEIQS, from the coding sequence ATGATGTTACAAGATATTATTAAGTTAAATTTTGCTTACTTAGAGAGCTTTACCAAACGAACGGATACCGCTTGGGGATCATTATTCTGTAATGAAAGCCAGCCAACATACTATGATGCAAACCATGCACATATTAGTGAGGCTAGTGCTAATTCTCAGTTAATAATTGACGAAGTGGTTCGCTATTATGAAACTAAAAAGATTATACCAAGATTTTATTTGTATGATTTAGAAAACCAACGAGATCTTATTTCCACATTAACATTAAATAATTTTGGCTATGAAGAATTAATTAGCCCTGTTCAATTGTGGGACAAAAAGATGTTGAAAATAGAAAAGAATGAGCGCGTGGTAATTGAACTTGTAACTAAAAATAATTATATAGAAGCTTTAAATATTGAATGCAGTATAAAAGAGTTTGGTGGTAAAGCGGTTAGGGAAAAAGCGTTTGAACAGGAATTTGACCATCCAAGTTTTGTTCACTATTTACTCCGATACAATGGCATTGCCTGTGCAACTGCTTGTATCTTTTTTCAAGACAATCAAGCTCGTCTAGAGAGTGTAGCTACCTTGGAAGAATTTAGAGGTAGAGGATTAATCGGAGAGCTTATTCAATATATTCAAATGGAAGTTGCCAAAAAAGGTATAGAAAACCTTTGGGTATTTCCAATCAATGAGAAAATAGAAAAAGTGTATCAAAAATATGGATTTCATACAGTTGTAAAACTAAAAATGGGTCACGCATTTTTAGGAGGAAGAAGTATTAAAGAAATCCAAAGCTGA
- the rnz gene encoding ribonuclease Z — MQLLFLGTGAGMPSKQRNTTATVLKLLDERGTFWMFDCGEATQHQILHTTLKPRKLEKLFITHLHGDHIYGLPGLLGSRSFLGGNEPLTIYGPKGIKAWIELTLATSKTYVKYPLTINEIEEGIIFEDDQFIVEAKPLEHVIPCFGYKVTQKTLSPELLIEKTDALGVPRGHLLRQLKEGKDVELVDGRIVKSAEVTGKPKEGFQVTILGDTKFCENSILLSNGSDIVVHEGTFDLETAELARLYGHSTIVDAANVCKEANAKHLIINHISARFMPSDMKEMLAQVEHYDFPVYVADDFAEFDWSDRTLVKRGN; from the coding sequence ATGCAATTATTATTTTTAGGAACGGGAGCAGGAATGCCGTCGAAACAACGAAATACGACAGCAACTGTTTTAAAATTACTAGATGAACGAGGCACATTTTGGATGTTTGATTGCGGGGAAGCAACACAACATCAAATCCTTCATACAACACTTAAGCCAAGAAAACTAGAAAAACTATTTATAACCCATTTACACGGAGACCATATTTATGGGTTGCCTGGTTTATTGGGCTCTCGATCGTTTCTAGGTGGAAATGAACCACTTACCATATACGGACCAAAAGGAATCAAGGCTTGGATCGAACTGACACTAGCCACTTCCAAAACGTATGTTAAATATCCACTAACGATTAACGAAATAGAAGAAGGCATTATTTTCGAGGATGACCAATTTATCGTAGAAGCAAAACCACTCGAACATGTTATCCCTTGTTTTGGATACAAAGTGACTCAAAAGACACTTTCGCCTGAGTTGCTTATTGAAAAAACAGATGCTCTAGGGGTTCCGAGAGGCCATTTATTGAGACAATTAAAAGAAGGCAAGGATGTAGAGCTTGTAGATGGACGTATTGTGAAAAGTGCAGAGGTGACAGGTAAACCAAAAGAAGGTTTCCAAGTGACAATCTTAGGCGATACAAAATTTTGTGAGAACTCTATTTTGTTAAGTAATGGATCGGACATTGTGGTGCATGAAGGGACATTCGATTTAGAGACTGCTGAACTAGCTAGGCTTTATGGACATTCCACGATTGTTGATGCGGCTAATGTATGTAAAGAAGCAAATGCAAAGCATTTAATCATCAATCATATAAGTGCCCGATTTATGCCATCGGATATGAAGGAAATGCTTGCACAGGTAGAGCATTACGATTTTCCAGTCTATGTAGCAGATGACTTTGCTGAATTTGATTGGTCCGATCGTACCTTAGTTAAACGAGGAAATTAA
- a CDS encoding heavy metal translocating P-type ATPase yields the protein MSNQIKETSLQITGMTCAACATRIEKGLNKLDGVEEANVNLALEKSLIKYDPEKLSDKDLEKKIQDLGYGVAKEKKEFAITGMTCAACATRIEKGLNKMEGVALANVNLALENATVEYNPSQISVADIIARVENLGYGAHNKENEKDAVDYRELAIQKQKRKFILSAILSLPLLWSMVGHFSFTSFIYMPEFLMNPWVQMALATPVQFIIGKQFYISAYKALRNKSANMDVLVVMGTSAAYFYSVYQAIITIGEHHAAQLYFETSSVLITLIILGKLFEAKAKGRSSEAIKKLMGLQAKTALVIRNEMEIEIPIEEVVTGDTILVKPGEKIPVDGEVMEGNTAVDESMLTGESIPVDKTIGDSLFGSTINKNGFIKMKATKIGRDTALSQIIKVVEDAQGSKAPIQRLADKISGVFVPIVIGIAIITFLVWVIWVNPGEITPALEALIAVLVIACPCALGLATPTSIMAGSGRAAELGILFKGGEHLETTHHIDTVILDKTGTVTNGKPELTDVMVANGVDEVEFLSLIGAAEKQSEHPLAEAIVQGIQERGITLGIVQEFEAIPGYGVKTIVNQKEILVGTRKLMNQYRVDISDILKLMEELEANGKTAMLASIDGQYAGLIAVADTIKETSKKAIKRLKEMNIDVIMMTGDNQRTATAIGNEVGIDHVIAEVLPEGKAEEVKKLQAAGKKVAMVGDGINDAPALAVADIGMAIGTGTDVAMEAADITLIRGDLNSIADAIIMSRKTMRNIKQNLFWAFAYNTLGIPIAAIGLLAPWVAGAAMAFSSVSVVLNALRLQRVKLEKKVR from the coding sequence ATGAGCAATCAGATAAAAGAAACAAGTCTACAAATTACTGGAATGACGTGCGCAGCCTGTGCAACAAGGATTGAAAAAGGCTTAAATAAATTGGATGGTGTAGAAGAAGCAAATGTGAATTTGGCTCTTGAAAAGTCATTAATTAAATATGATCCTGAAAAATTGAGTGATAAAGATTTAGAAAAGAAAATCCAAGACTTGGGATATGGTGTTGCCAAAGAGAAAAAGGAATTTGCAATAACCGGTATGACTTGTGCAGCCTGTGCAACAAGAATTGAAAAAGGTCTAAACAAGATGGAAGGAGTAGCCTTAGCAAATGTCAATTTGGCACTCGAAAATGCAACGGTCGAATATAATCCTTCTCAAATTTCCGTTGCAGATATTATTGCCCGAGTAGAAAATTTAGGTTACGGAGCACATAACAAGGAGAATGAGAAGGATGCTGTAGATTACCGTGAACTGGCTATACAGAAGCAAAAAAGAAAATTTATCTTATCTGCGATTTTGTCGCTCCCATTATTGTGGAGTATGGTCGGTCATTTTTCGTTTACATCGTTTATTTATATGCCTGAATTTCTCATGAACCCGTGGGTACAAATGGCGCTTGCAACACCCGTTCAATTTATTATCGGAAAGCAGTTTTATATAAGTGCCTATAAAGCTTTGCGAAATAAAAGTGCCAATATGGATGTCTTAGTCGTAATGGGTACATCTGCTGCCTATTTTTACAGTGTCTATCAAGCTATCATAACCATCGGTGAACATCATGCTGCACAACTATACTTTGAAACGAGCTCTGTGCTGATTACACTTATTATATTAGGAAAGCTTTTCGAGGCGAAAGCAAAAGGTCGTTCCTCTGAAGCCATCAAAAAGCTAATGGGTCTACAGGCTAAAACAGCATTAGTTATTCGAAATGAAATGGAAATAGAAATACCGATTGAAGAAGTTGTTACTGGAGACACTATATTAGTAAAGCCTGGTGAAAAGATTCCAGTTGATGGAGAAGTCATGGAAGGCAATACAGCTGTTGACGAATCTATGTTAACAGGTGAAAGTATTCCAGTAGATAAAACAATTGGTGATTCTTTATTTGGTTCAACGATCAATAAAAATGGTTTTATCAAAATGAAAGCAACGAAAATAGGTAGAGATACAGCTCTCTCTCAAATTATTAAAGTGGTGGAGGATGCGCAAGGCTCTAAAGCTCCAATTCAAAGACTCGCAGACAAAATATCTGGTGTGTTTGTACCGATTGTAATTGGTATTGCTATTATCACCTTTTTAGTTTGGGTTATTTGGGTCAATCCAGGGGAGATCACCCCAGCACTAGAAGCTCTGATTGCTGTTCTTGTTATTGCTTGTCCTTGTGCACTCGGACTTGCGACACCTACTTCGATTATGGCTGGGTCAGGACGTGCAGCAGAGCTTGGAATTCTGTTTAAAGGTGGAGAACATCTTGAAACGACTCATCATATTGATACAGTTATTTTAGATAAAACTGGAACTGTAACGAATGGTAAACCAGAATTGACCGATGTGATGGTAGCAAATGGTGTAGATGAAGTGGAATTTCTATCTTTAATTGGTGCAGCAGAAAAACAATCAGAACATCCACTTGCCGAAGCAATTGTTCAAGGTATTCAAGAAAGAGGGATTACACTTGGTATAGTTCAAGAATTCGAAGCAATCCCAGGTTATGGGGTTAAAACAATCGTTAACCAAAAAGAAATCCTTGTAGGAACTCGAAAACTAATGAATCAGTATCGTGTAGATATTTCGGATATCTTAAAATTAATGGAAGAATTAGAAGCTAATGGGAAAACGGCAATGTTGGCAAGTATTGACGGCCAATATGCGGGGCTAATTGCAGTTGCAGACACCATTAAAGAAACTTCTAAAAAAGCGATTAAACGTTTAAAAGAGATGAATATTGATGTCATTATGATGACAGGTGATAACCAACGTACAGCTACAGCAATTGGAAATGAGGTAGGTATTGACCATGTCATTGCCGAAGTACTTCCAGAGGGAAAAGCGGAAGAAGTGAAGAAACTTCAGGCTGCTGGTAAGAAAGTAGCAATGGTTGGTGACGGGATTAATGATGCACCTGCACTAGCCGTGGCTGATATCGGAATGGCAATCGGAACGGGAACAGACGTCGCTATGGAAGCTGCAGATATTACGTTAATTCGAGGAGATTTGAACAGTATTGCCGATGCGATTATTATGAGCCGCAAAACGATGCGAAATATTAAGCAAAATCTATTCTGGGCTTTTGCCTATAACACACTAGGAATTCCCATTGCCGCAATAGGACTACTTGCACCTTGGGTAGCAGGAGCAGCTATGGCATTTAGTTCAGTTTCGGTCGTTCTGAATGCTTTACGCTTACAACGAGTAAAACTGGAGAAAAAAGTTCGATAA
- a CDS encoding metal-sensing transcriptional repressor translates to MDNVKEEGIIASGITCRKSHHPEHVKKDLTNRLNRIEGQIRGIKGMVDKDVYCDDIITQLSATQSALNSVAKVLLQGHLKGCVVDRLTEGDEEVLDELLITIQKLMRK, encoded by the coding sequence TTGGACAATGTAAAAGAAGAGGGAATAATTGCATCCGGCATAACTTGTCGAAAAAGTCATCATCCTGAACATGTAAAAAAAGATTTAACGAATCGATTAAACCGAATTGAAGGGCAAATACGAGGTATTAAAGGGATGGTAGACAAAGACGTCTATTGTGACGATATTATTACCCAGCTTTCTGCAACTCAATCAGCTTTAAACAGTGTAGCCAAAGTACTTTTACAAGGGCATTTAAAAGGCTGTGTTGTGGATAGGCTTACTGAAGGCGATGAGGAAGTTTTAGATGAGTTATTAATAACGATTCAAAAATTAATGAGAAAATAA
- a CDS encoding SDR family NAD(P)-dependent oxidoreductase, which translates to MSKRKKLLITGATSGVGLMLAKELQTEGHEVWATGRKVQVLEELAQLGIHTIQADLTTEQSFDELFHEMGTPDTIVLCAGVGTFAYITELEEDDMTQMMQVNVLAPMVLTKHFAIKMKERGSGHIIFVASQAGKVATPKASVYAASKHAILGFANAVRMELKEYGIQITTINPGPIDTPFLDLADQTGNYREKLSKHLLSPRKVVSAIVKAINHPVREVDLPSYMSLTSRLYAVFPKTVETLGKGFFNKK; encoded by the coding sequence ATGAGCAAGCGTAAGAAACTATTGATTACCGGGGCTACAAGTGGCGTCGGTTTAATGCTTGCAAAAGAGCTCCAAACAGAGGGGCATGAAGTGTGGGCAACTGGTCGTAAGGTTCAAGTATTAGAGGAGTTGGCACAACTTGGCATACATACTATACAGGCAGATTTAACAACGGAACAATCTTTTGACGAGTTATTTCATGAAATGGGTACGCCAGATACAATCGTTCTCTGTGCCGGCGTTGGTACTTTTGCTTATATAACGGAATTAGAAGAGGATGACATGACGCAAATGATGCAGGTGAATGTATTGGCACCCATGGTCCTTACTAAGCATTTTGCAATCAAAATGAAAGAAAGAGGGAGTGGCCATATCATTTTTGTCGCGTCGCAAGCTGGTAAAGTCGCAACACCAAAGGCATCCGTTTATGCCGCCTCGAAGCATGCAATTCTCGGATTCGCCAATGCCGTTCGAATGGAGCTTAAAGAATATGGGATTCAAATTACGACGATCAATCCAGGACCAATTGATACTCCATTTCTTGATTTAGCGGATCAAACGGGAAATTATCGAGAAAAGCTAAGTAAACATCTTTTATCACCCAGAAAAGTGGTTTCTGCCATAGTTAAAGCGATAAACCATCCAGTTCGGGAAGTAGATCTACCGTCGTATATGAGTCTTACAAGTAGGCTCTACGCTGTTTTTCCAAAGACCGTGGAAACCCTTGGAAAAGGATTCTTTAATAAAAAATAG
- the proC gene encoding pyrroline-5-carboxylate reductase, protein MYMTKIVFVGAGAMAEAIIKGLTKKEKVSPEQIHVTNKSDLEQLKHLESTYHVQLVCAEKKALTEADIVFLAMKPKDAVDACQEIAAFINKEATIISVIAGVSIQTITAHLGSRPIARVMPNTSAAVGLSASAVSWNDLVSEESKLGIIDLLESIGTVKAVVEEDLHVVTALAGSGPAYLYFFAEQFEAAAVEHGMNQADARQLFIQTMEGAAQMLKKGDVEPAELRKKVTSPGGTTEAGIEQLVKHKVDEAIFACIDAAQKKSRELGKQYE, encoded by the coding sequence TTGTATATGACGAAGATCGTATTTGTTGGAGCAGGAGCGATGGCCGAAGCAATTATCAAGGGTTTGACGAAGAAGGAAAAAGTATCGCCAGAGCAGATTCATGTGACAAACAAATCGGACTTGGAGCAGCTTAAGCATTTAGAAAGCACGTATCATGTACAACTAGTGTGCGCAGAAAAGAAAGCCTTAACAGAAGCAGACATCGTCTTTTTAGCTATGAAACCGAAAGATGCAGTAGATGCTTGCCAAGAAATAGCTGCATTTATTAACAAAGAAGCAACGATTATCTCGGTTATTGCAGGTGTGTCCATTCAAACAATTACCGCTCATCTTGGTTCACGCCCTATTGCACGTGTAATGCCGAATACATCCGCAGCTGTAGGCTTAAGCGCATCCGCCGTTAGCTGGAATGACTTAGTTTCAGAGGAATCAAAACTAGGGATAATTGACTTATTAGAATCTATTGGAACAGTAAAGGCTGTTGTAGAAGAGGATTTACATGTGGTTACCGCATTAGCTGGAAGTGGGCCTGCTTATTTATACTTTTTTGCAGAGCAGTTTGAAGCAGCAGCTGTAGAGCATGGTATGAACCAAGCTGATGCCCGCCAATTATTCATCCAAACGATGGAAGGTGCAGCACAGATGCTGAAAAAAGGTGATGTCGAGCCGGCAGAACTCCGCAAAAAAGTAACGAGTCCAGGTGGTACAACAGAAGCTGGAATTGAACAGCTAGTAAAGCACAAAGTAGACGAAGCAATTTTCGCATGCATTGACGCAGCGCAAAAAAAATCACGTGAACTCGGGAAGCAGTACGAGTAA